From the Parafrankia discariae genome, the window GTCGAGCTCGGTGGCGTGCCCGACCGACTCGTGGATCGTCAGCCACAGGTTCGACGGGTCGATGACCAGGTCGTAGCGCCCCGGTTCCACCGACGACGCCTTCGCCTTCTCGGCCAGCAGCGAGGGGATGAGCCCGATCTCGGACTCCCAGTCCCAGCAGCCGGCTGCCGAGCCGCCGACCAGCCACTCCCAGCCGCGGCCGGCCGGAGGCGCGATGGTGCGCATGGACTCGAAGCCACCCGCCGGGTCGACCCGGGTCGCCTCGAGCTGGCAGAGCACGCGGACCCGCTGCTGGGTGGTGTCCGTCCCGGCGGTGTCGGCGTAGAACTTGTTCTCCATGACGGCGGCGAACCGTCCGTCGACGTGATCGACGTCCTCGGCGGAGTACAGCGACCGGCACAGCCCGCCGATCCGCTCGACCTGATCGCGTGGGTCGACCGAGAACGGGTCCGTGGCGTAGCTGGAGACCCAGGTCGCGCCGGCGTGGACGGGCTCGTCGGCCAGCTCGACCGGTTCGGAGTTCAGCGGACGCGCCACCTTGGCCATGGCGACGGCCTCCCGGGCGACCCGCACGGCCTCGTCCACGGTCAGGTCGACACCGGCGGCGAAGCCCCAGGTCCCGTCGTGGACCACCCGGACGGCGAAGCCCGCGGTGACACCGTCCGACCGGCTCTCCAGACCGGCGTCGCGGAACGACAGCGACGACTCCTTGAGACGTTCGATCCGGATGTCGGCATGGGCGGCACCCAGGTCGCGGGCGGCCTGGAGCGCGGCGTCGGTGAGGGCCGCGGTGGGCAGCGCGCGGAACTCCTCGTCGATCTCGTGCGGCGGCAGGGCCGGCTCGGCCGGATCCCGGGGAACGGAGGTCGCCATGCTCCTATCCTGGCCTCACCGACCGCCGGTCGCTCCATCGCCTGCGACTGGCCCCGAATCACCTGGTCGGGGGATGCCGCACCCGGCGGCGGAGTCACAAAGGAGAGCCACGAAAAGGCGCGCACGTGGTCTCCGGGTCGGTCTCCCCCCGAACTGAGGCCGACCCGGAGACGCGCGTGCACCGACATCGGACGTCGGTGCGATTCGGACAGGTCATCTGCGATTCGGACAGGTCATCGTGGTCGCCGCGGGCCCGCGGCCGGTCCGGCGGCCGGAAGCTGTCAGAGGCGATCAGGTGCGGTCCGGCCGGTCGGGCTCACGCGGACTGCCGGGCGCATCCGGACTGCCGGGCTCGTCGGGCTCCGCCGGTCGGTCGGGCTCCGGGCGGATCCGGTGGTTCCGCCCGGGATGCTCACCCGGCAGCCTGCGGCGGCGCTGGTCGCCGCCGCTGTTCGCGCCGCCGGGCACCGGCGGGAGCACGGGCCGCGGGGGAGGTGCGGGGCGGGGCGGTATCCGCGGCCGGTGCCTCGGCGCTGTCGCGGGGCGGGGCGCC encodes:
- a CDS encoding TldD/PmbA family protein, with protein sequence MATSVPRDPAEPALPPHEIDEEFRALPTAALTDAALQAARDLGAAHADIRIERLKESSLSFRDAGLESRSDGVTAGFAVRVVHDGTWGFAAGVDLTVDEAVRVAREAVAMAKVARPLNSEPVELADEPVHAGATWVSSYATDPFSVDPRDQVERIGGLCRSLYSAEDVDHVDGRFAAVMENKFYADTAGTDTTQQRVRVLCQLEATRVDPAGGFESMRTIAPPAGRGWEWLVGGSAAGCWDWESEIGLIPSLLAEKAKASSVEPGRYDLVIDPSNLWLTIHESVGHATELDRALGYEAAYAGTSFATLDKLGSLRYGSPAMTVTGDRTAPHGLATIGYDDEGVQTRRWDIVRDGVLVGYQLDRRMAAQNAAALGVDRSNGCAFADSPGHVPIQRMANVSLLPAPGGPSTEDLIGRVDRGIYVVGDRSWSIDMQRYNFQFTGQRFYEIRKGRIVGQLRDVAYQATTTDFWGSLDAVGGPGTYVLGGAFNCGKGQPGQVAAVSHGCPSALFRDVSILNTRREGGR